In Flammeovirgaceae bacterium, the sequence ATATATCATTCAGAAAACTTTAATACCGAACTGAAAGCGGACCGCTCGCCATTAACTATGGCCGACAAGCGGGCGCACTCAACTATTCTTTCTGCGCTGGCCGAAGCCAACATACCGGTGTTGAGTGAGGAGGGAAAGGATGTTCCGTATGAGCTACGCAGAAACTGGGAATACCTTTGGCTGGTTGATCCACTTGATGGCACCAAAGAATTTTTAAAGCGCAATGGTGAGTTTACCGTAAACATTGCTCTTATACATAACCAGCGCCCGGTACTTGGTGTGGTGGCCGTTCCGGTAAGCGGAGATGTGTATTATGCAGCCGAAGGCAACGGAGCTTTTGTAAAGCGAAACGGAAAGGCCATTCAATTGCCAAAGAGGTCACCGGTTAACCTGATGCAACCCGGCATCCGGGTTGTGGCATCGCGGTCGCACCTGAATGATGAGACGAAAGCGTTTATTGATTCATTGAATAACCCCACGCTGGTATCAAAAGGCAGCAGCCTGAAGTTTATGCTGCTGGCCGAAGGCATAGCCGATGTTTATCCGCGGTTTGCCCCCACGATGGAGTGGGATACTGCCGCAGCGCATACTATTGTGCGGGAGGTGGGCCTCTGCGTTCTTCAGAGAGATGCTGAGACGGAACTGGTTTACAATAAACCGGATTTGATAAACCCGCATTTTATTTCTGCTTAGGATACAAACGCCTCACAGAATTTTTCGGGAGTATATACAGGAAGTTCAGTCGCAGCAAATTTTCTGTAATCCCGAATGTTGCGGGTCAGGAAGAAATCTGCTGAGGCTTGTAATGCGGTAAAATACTGTAAACCATCTTCTTTGTCTTTAAAAGAGGATTCTAACGCGCGCAAAATACATGATTTGCCACTCTGAACTATTCCAGTGGCCTGAACAAAATCGATAAGTCTGGATTTTCCATCCTTGAGTTTGTATATGTCGAACGTTAAGTAAATAAGATTAGCAATACTGATCTCAGAAATCAGTAGCTGTACCCGGTGCTGTGCGGCCAGTTTGAGTACATTGACAGATGACTCAAAAAAAGGTTCACGCTTCGAAATGATATCGAAGGCAACATCGGTATCAAGGAACACATCAGGAATACTTGCCGGCAACATGTTTTCTAAGAAGTTCTTTATCCTTCAAAGATTTTACCGGTTTGGCTGCCTTAAGTCTTCGAAGAAGTCGTTCGGCTGCCCGTTGCGGCTCCGATTTTACAGAAGCCTGTCCGGTATCAAAAAAATCTTCAAAAAGCTGGGAGATGGATTTTCCGGTACGCCTGGAATATCGCTTAGCTTGGTCAATAACACTTTTACGAACCGTTAAAGTTAATTTTGTTTTCATACAACACGTGTGGTAATCAAATATACGTGTACCCATAACAAGGAGCAAGACTGGCCGGGTTTTTCGTTCTGAGAATAACCCAAAACATGTACATTTGTGGGGTTTACTGCAAGAATATGGGTAAGAAGCAACGCGTTTTGATTACCGGTGGTGCCGGTTTCCTCGGCTCCCACTTGTGCGACCGGTTTATAAAGGAAGGTTTTCATGTCATCGCTATGGATAACCTGATTACCGGTGACCTGCGAAATATTGAACACCTCTTTAAACATCCCGACTTTGAATTTTACCACCACGATGTCTCCACCTTTGTACACGTGCCGGGCGAACTGCACTACATCCTGCACTTTGCCTCACCGGCCAGCCCCATTGACTACCTGAAAATTCCTATCCAGACGTTAAAAGTGGGTTCGCTCGGAATCCACAACCTGCTGGGTCTGGCGCGGGTAAAAAAATCACGGATACTGATTGCTTCTACCTCCGAAGTGTATGGCGATCCGCTGGTACATCCGCAACCCGAAGAGTACTATGGCAACGTAAACCCGGTTGGCCCCCGCGGGGTGTATGACGAAGCCAAGCGTTTTCAGGAGGCGATGACGATGGCGTACCACACCTTCCACGGATTGGATACCCGCATCGCGCGAATCTTTAATACCTACGGTCCGCGTATGCGATTAAATGATGGCCGGGTATTGCCGGCATTTATAGGGCAGGCCCTGCGGGGAGAAGATCTGACTGTATTTGGCGATGGCTCGCAGACCCGATCGTTCTGTTTTATCGATGACCAGGTTGAAGGATTGTTCCGTCTGCTTATGTCGGACTACCACCTGCCGGTGAACATCGGCAATCCGGAGGAGATCACAATTATGGATTTTGCAACGGAAATTATAAAGCTAACGGGTACACCCCAGAAAATTATCACCAAACCCCTCCCGGTTGACGACCCTAAGCAACGCCAGCCCGATATCAGCAAGGCAAAGGAAATTCTTGGTTGGGAACCCAAAGTATCGCGGGCCGATGGGTTGAGGATTACCTACGAGTTTTTCAAGTCGCTGCCCAAGGAGATTTTGTTTGAGCGGGAGAATAAGAGTTTTGAAAAGTATATAAGGTAATATTTCTCTGCACATCAAATCATTGATTACCTCTCTTTGATGCCCCGAATTAAGGTATATTCCTATATTTGTAGCTCAATTTTTAATAAGACCCTGATGATGAGGATTTTTTGGTGGTTGTTTTGTTCCTCCCTGCTGTTCAGTTCCTGCGTTACCAACAAGAAGTACGTACTCCTGCAAAAAGATGATGTGAATAAAAAGGATTTACCCAAGGATACTGTGGTAAGGACATATGATTTAAAAATGTACGAATACCGTATTCAACCCGAGGACAATCTTTCAGTGAGGTTTGAGAGCCTGACGCCTGAAGAGTTCGATATTTTTAATCGGAGCATTCAAGGTAACACGAATTTCAATCTTACTCAGGGTAATGCCCTCCTGATAGGTGAATTGGTTGACCCGAATGGGGAGATCAGTTATCCGGTTATAGGTAAAGTAAAAGTTGCAGGGTTAACCGTATATGAGGCACAGGATAAATTACAGAAACTGGCCGATGAATATCTCAAGTCTCCCGTTGTAAAAGTGCGACTGATAAATTTTCGTTTTACCATTCTGGGCGAGGTAAAACAGGAGGGTACTGTTACCCTTCCAAATAACCGCGTTAATTATATAGAAGCAATTGGATTGGCTGGGGGGCTTACCGACCTGGCGGATAAACGAAACATTAAACTTATCAGGCAGGTAAATGGAAAAGCAGAAGTACGCTATATTGACCTACTGGATGAAGATTTTGTAAATAGACCGGAGTATTTCGTTTATCAAAATGACATACTTATTGTGCCCTCCCTGAGGCAGCGACCGTACCAGACTTACTTTGGTAAGAATCTTTCATTATTCATATCCTCACTCTCATTGTTTCTTATCACTATAACATTAATTAACTCGATTGATTAATGGCTGAGTCATTTTTAGAACAGGATATCCGTCAGTCCCCTCAAAGCACTACACTTGATTATAAGCGGGTGCTTTACCGGGCACTACAGTTTTGGTACCTAATTGTTTTATCTATTGTAGTAGCTGTTAGTATAGCTTTTTTATACAATCGTTACTCAGTACCTGTTTTTGAGATTAACGCGTCTATTATAATCCGAGAAACTCAGGAGCCCAGTGAAGGTAAATTTCTTTACAACAATCCAATTGTAAGTCCATACAGGAATTACTACAATGAGATTTATATCATTCGTTCTATTCCATTGATTGAACGGGTTATTGATAGTCTTAATTTCGGGGTTCTCTTTTACCGTCAAGGTAAAGTTCTTACCATTGATGCCTATCACCATGTGCCCGTTGAAGCTAAAGTGATTGCAGGTGCAGAAAACGGATCGCACGCTTTTGATCTTACAATTATTAATGAAAGCCAATTTATTCTGTCCGTTGATAATCAGGTTACATATCAATTTGGTGATACAATAACTATTGATAATTTGAAATTTATCATTGTTCGCAAAAATGGCCGTAAACTTGAAACCTATTATAACGATCCCTTTTTGTTAACTATCCACAGTACGTTGGCTGTTTCACGAAGCTATGCATCAAGGCTCGAAGCAAAATGGGCTGAACAAGGTGCTTCTGTAGTAAATCTGCGCATCCTGGGTCAGAACCAACAACGGGAACTTGATTTTATGCGCGAACTTATTTCTGCCTATCAGTACTATGACCTTGAAAAGAAAAATCAAACAGCTACCCGAGCTATACGATTTATTGATCATCAATTATCATCAATTCGCGATTCTTTGCGTTTTTTTGAGATACAGCTCGAAAAGTTTAAAGACAAAAATGTGGTTACTGACCTGGGCACGGAAGCCCTCAGGGTTTTTCAAAAACTTGAACAACTTGAAACCCAAAAAACAGCCATTTTGATAAATGAGAATTACTATAAATACCTTCGTGATTACCTAAGTAAGAGCACAAATCATGATCAAGTAATTCTGCCAACTTCTGTTGGTATACAAGATCCAGTACTTACCAACCTGGTAGCCAGTATGGTTGAATTGCAACTCGAAGTTAAACTTTATGGTGATGTTGACCGTATGCGTAATCCATTTATTGCGGACAAACAGTCCCGGTTGAGCGCCATTAAAAGAGACATTCTGGAATCACTTGCCTCACTAGAGGCAACAGATAAAATCAAATCCGACCAGTTAAACAAGCAGATAAGTGATGCCGAGAAACAACTGGCCTACCTTCCCGCTGCCGAGCGGCAACTGGTTACCATCCAGCGCAACTACACATTGCTTGAAAACCTATATGTTTTTCTGATGCAAAGAAAATCTGAGGCTGAAATATCCAAAGAATCTAACGTGACAGATATTCAGGTAGTAAATGACCCTCAGGTTAGCGGCCCTATTTCGCCTAAAAAAGTTCAGAATTATACAATTGCTTTTGCTGGCGGATTAATTTTGCCGTTTGCATTATTCATACTGTTTGAAATTATGAATACTCGGGTTCAATCGAAAGAAGATATTGAGAAGATTACACACATGCCGTTTATAGGCGGAGTTGGCCATAATACCACTGAAGGTAACCTGATTGTCTACGAGAAGCCAAAGTCTGCTGTGGCCGAATCATTCCGTGCACTCAGGTCCAACATTGGTTATTTTACAGGATACCAGGATAAAAAGATAATCCTCATCACCAGTTCTATCAGTGGTGAAGGCAAAACCTTTACATCCGTTAACCTGGCTACTGTGCTTTCACTTTCCGGAAAAAAAACCGTTATTATAGGTGCCGATATGCGAAAGCCTAGGCTTTATACTGATTTTAAACTAGAGAACAATATCGGTTTAAGCAATTACCTTGCTGGTATAGCCAATTTAAAAGAAATTGTTCAGCCAACACCTATTGAAAACCTGTACTTACTCAGCAGTGGCCCCGTGCCTCCCAATCCGAGTGAATTATTAATGCGCCCTAAACTTGCTGATCTTTTCGGAGGACTTTTAAAGGAGTATGATTATGTGATTATTGATTCCCCTCCCATTAACCTGATTGCCGATGCTTTTGAATTGGCTAAGTATGCGCACCATACTCTCTATGTAGTGCGTCAGAATTACACACCAAAGGAAGCACTAAGGATGGTTGCCGACTATTACGGAGATGGCCGGTTGAGAAATATCAGTGTCGTATTGAATGATATTTTTAAATCAGGGCTAGGATACGGTTACGGATACGGTTATGGTTACGGCTATAGCTATAATTACTATGGATATGGTTATCACAGTAAAGTCCAAGATAATTATTACGAAGATTAAGTGCCCATTGTAAATGGTTACGACCCTGATAAAGCGTCATAAGGAATTTATAAAATTGGTTTATGTCCGTTACCGTAAACCAATTCTGGCCGTTTACCAGACACTTCACCGGTTTGGCAAAAGCCGAAAATGTTATGTTTGCGGAGAGACATTCGGGCGGTTTACCCGATATAAAGGCGGTTCCGCTTTTTTTCCGGAATGGATATCCATGTTGCAAATGGTAGGTAGCGATGTAGATAATTTCGGCTGCCCGTATTGTAATTCTTTTGATCGGGAACGACATTTATTCATGTATTTCGATAATCTTAATTTGTGGCTTCAGATTAAGAACTGCAACGTACTACATTTTGCACCTGAAGCCCATCTTTCTAAACGAATTGAAAGAGAAGGCCCTGCCATGTACATTAAAGCTGATTTGTTTCCTGCAAACGAGTCTATTAGCAAAGAAGATGCTACCGACATTTCGTTTTCAGACAATACGTTTGATATAGTAATTGCCAACCACGTTTTAGAACATATTCCTGATTATGAGAAGGCGTTAAGGGAAATTTGGAGAGTGCTTAAACCGGGAGGTACTGCGATTTTGCAGACCCCTTTTTCAAATGTGCTAAAGAATAATTTTGAAGACGCGGGTATTAATACCCCGACCTTGCGGTCGTATTTTTATGCCCAGCATGATCACGTACGTGTATTTGGTAAAGTTCAGTTATTCAGGTCGATGAAAAAAGCTGGATTCATTTTTCGGATTGCCCACCATAATGACCTGTTTCGTAGTGAAGAGGCCTATTACTATGGGGTAAATGCCTTCGAAGACTTACTGAGGCTTGTAAAGCCGGAAAAATAATTCAGCTACATTCTGATTGTAACTTGGAATTATGAATATTGATCAGTTTCTTGTTAAAGTTAAATCAGCAATTCAGAAAAATCTGGAAGGTGTAATTGCGCTAAGAGACCGAAGATCGCTTAAAGATGATTTAAGTTATGTTACCGATGGCGATTTATTTGTTCAATCTCTTATTCTAGATATTCTAAAGGAGGAATCAAAGGTAACGATTGTAACAGAGGAAAGTCAAGCAGAGGTAAGCCACAAAGAGGAGGAGGGGTTTATTGTTGTAATTGATCCAATTGATGGAACAGAAAATTTTACCTCAGGATTAGCCGAATGGGGGGTTTCGATTGCCTGCTTTTTGGATTACCAGCATGTCGGCTCACTTCTTGGTTGCCCTGAGTTGAACCTTTGGCTTAAGACGGGTGATAACGTTGAAAGGTTTAACTCCAGAATCCGGGGTTTATCTAGCTCCTTAACATTGGACGAACTTGTTAAAGCAACACAGGGTCACGAGTACAGAATCTTGGGTTGTTGCGTTTACAACATGATCAATGTAATTCGCGGATCGTTTTTATCTTTCGAAAATCCAAAAGGCGCAAATAGCTGGGATATCTTGGCAGGACTTAATTTAGCGTTAGAGAATAATTTAATAGTAGAAGTTGATGACAAGCCGTATACTGGAGAATATCTTCAGGCAAATAGAAAGTACCGATTCCGCGTGGAGCACCGATAATGTATTCATTATCGGTAAAGGCCCAAGCATAGATGAACTGGAAGGTTTTGAACTACCACCCGGTTTAGTTATTAATATTAACGATTCTGAAAAGATCATTCAGGGGCATATTGGAGTTTTTAGCGCTAACTGGGTTCGTCACAGCCTAAAAGAACACGGGTTTAAATGTTGTTATTACCTTGCAGGAAAACCACTACCTGTTCAGGTTCCGCATGATTTGGTTTTACCTATCCCGCTTGAAATTGATTCGGAAGAATTGATTCTTTATCGTTTTGGAATGGAGGAGTATTATGATGAAGGATTTGTTTTGCTTAATGCCCTTAAAATATGCCGGCAACTCTCCAGTCACTTTAAGAAGAAATTGAATATTTACCTGCTAGGATTTGATTTCTCAACAGCTAAAGGTGAAGTTAGTAAAAACCTTGGAGTTGATTATGCGAAAGAATCAGAGCCCGACAGGGAATTGGTAGTTCATTCGCAAGAATATGATTACCTGCAATTGGTGAAGTTCTTTCAGGATAATCCGGTACTTCATCTTTTACATGTGGGCAATAAGGAATATAGTAAATTGACAACTTCCCAGTTCAAAGAAAAATTCTCCTCGAGAATTGCAATACCTGCAAAAGCAGAAACTGAGCCGAAGCGAGTACCCGAGAATACCGTATTGATTGTGGCTGAACTAACCAATAATCACCTAGGTGATACCCAGCGATTAGTGGAAATGGTTGAACGGGCAAAGGAGGCCGGGGCCGACTTGATAAAAATTCAGAAACGTGATGTGGATACATTTTATTCGGCTGAGAAATTAAGCAGTTATTATTGGTCTCCTTTTGGTAAAACTCTGGGCGATTATCGGAAAGGAGTTGAACTGGATGAAGAAAAATTAGAAATTCTAGATAAGACCTGTCGGTCATTGAAGATTGACTGGTTCTGTTCGGTACTCGATTTTCCTTCATTTGAAATAATCAGGAAGTTTAACCCTAAGTTGATAAAAATACCCTCAACAATATCCAATCATCATGAATTTCACCAACAAGTTGCCCGTGCTTATAATGGACCCATCGTAATATCGACAGGGTATACCGATCAGCGGTATGAGGATTATGTGCTAGAAACTTTTGCAGGTAATGAAAAAATTTACTTGCTTCATTGCGTTTCAGCATACCCAACCCCTCTTCACGATTGTAACGTTTCAGTTGTTAGGCACTATGCGGAGCTGGCCAAAAAGTACCCATCACTTATTCCTGGGTATTCAAGTCACGATATTGGATCGTTTGGTTCTATGCTCGCTGTGGCCAGTGGAGCAAAAATGATTGAAAAGCACGTAAAACTGGGAGATGTGAACTGGGTGCACTTTGATAAAGTAGCCCTTGATTTGAAAACGGATACCTTTAAAAAGTTTGTTAAAGACATCCGAAGCACTGAACTGGCGCTTGGCTCACCTGTTAAGAGGGTGCTTCCTTCCGAACATCATAAATATGAGGTGGTAAATCCTAAAAGGGTTTAAAATGAAACGAAAAATTAAGGCATTGATTCCGGTGCGTTCAGGCTCGTTGCGTGTTGAAAATAAAAATATCAGGCCTTTTTGCGGAAGTACCTTGCTTGAAATCAGGGTAAGGCAATTGCTGTCTTTATCGTTTTTGGATGGCGTTGTTGTAAGTTCAAACGATTCAGAAATGCTCCGAATTGCCCGCTCAATGGGGGCAGAAACGCATCAACGTGATCCCTATTTCGCATCGAATACGGTGTCAATGAGTGAAGTGTACGAGAACATGGCATCAGCCATGCAGTGCGATGATATACTTTACGCACTGGTTACTACACCACTGGTTAGATCCGAATCTTTTAATAAGGCGTTTGAGCTGTACCATACATTGCCGAAAGAGTATGATTCAATTACCACCGTAGCTGATGTGAAGGAGTTCCTTATATTGAACGGTAAACCCTTTAATTATGATGGAAAAAAAATACCTCGTTCTCAGGACTTGCCTGATATTATGAAGCTTACATTTTGTATTTCTATCTTGCCCAGGGATATAATGATTGAGAAAAAAAGTTGTTTAGGCAAAAGTCCGTATTTCTTCCGTTTGCCGCAGGAAGAATCCATTGATATTGACACGCCTTTTGATTTTAAAGTGGCCGAATTACTTTACGGCCATTTTTTCATTAATAATCAGTGAATAGATCGAATATGCTGAAGCAATTCGTTAACAGTTTGTTTGGTTTTTTCGGATTGAAACTTTCCCGGCTTAATCGTGCACGCAAGTATCTGCCTAAACCAACAATTGACAATGTGGAGATTGTAGCCTGCTTATTGGCACTTACTGATAAAGAGATCACCCTTGTTCAGGTAGGTGCTTGTGATGGTGTTACCAGCGATTCTGTTTATCCTTATTTAAAATCAGGGAGAATTCGTGGATACCTCATAGAACCGTCAACTGTGAATTTCGAAAAACTTGAGATATTTTATAAGGGCATAAAGAATGTAACATTGATAAAGGCGGCTGTAGCCGAAAGTAACGAAAACAGGTTACTTTATACCATTAAAGATGAAGGGCGATGGCAAAACAATGGATGGGCCCGTCAGTTAGCATCCTTTTATAAGGACCATCTCTTAAAACATGGTATTCATGAGAATGAAATTCAGGCTGAAAGTACCACTTGTCTCACATTGAAATCAGTTATCGAGATTTATGGAATTGACACTTTAGATATTTTGCTTATTGATACTGAAGGATATGATGGCGAGATTGTTAAAATGGCCCTGGAGAGTGGATTAAATCCGCCCTTCATTGCATTTGAAAATGCACAACTTGTGCAAAATTATTCGCAGGAACAATTAGACTCATTGTATAACATACTTGCATCATGCAAGTATGTTTGGACGCATGATCGCATTAATACTCTGGCCATCCGGAAAGATTTTTTAAAGGGGTAAATGTGAAAAGTTGTATAATGGATTTTATTATTAAACTTTTCCGTTTTGTTTATGGCCTTTTGCTTTTTTCTATTTTTAGGCGCACAATTAACCTGGAAAGGCTGTTACTTGGTAAGCGAGTTGCCATTATTGGAGCTGCAAACTCAGCCTTCCACACAGGTAAAGGTGAATACATTGATGGTTTTGATGTAGTAATCAGAGTGAATAAGGCTCCCTTATTGTTAAAACAAGGTGAATGGAAAGAGGATATCGGCACAAAAGCGGACATTTTGTTCCATAGCTTTTACGAAAATGAGAGAAGCGGTGGCGGGCCGTTAAACCTTGCGCTTTATGATTCACTAAATATCCGATACTTGATAAATCCAATTTCAGAATTCAGTGGTTATCGGGTGATCTTTAATTTTTATAAAAAGTATTTATTGACCAGAACTGTTTTCACATTGCCCAGGAAACTATTTAAGAAAATAAAATCTGATTTGGGTACATATAAGCCTACTATTGGGTTTTGCGCCCTTTACGCGGTACTTCATACCAATTTTTCCGAATTGTATATTACAGGCTTTACATTCTTTAGAACTGCTTTCGGAGAAGGATATAGAAATGAAATGAGAGAGCCTGGCCAGGTCAGAGAATTTATAAAATCAGCAGGTTTACATGATCCCGAACTTGAACTTGCGGTATTCAGCGCGCTTTTGCATAAAAATAGAAAAAAGCGAATTGTGCTTGATAGTAGTCTATCTGAAATCGTGAAATCAGCAGAATAATTTTGTGATTAAAACTTCAATTTTTATAGTTCCACGTCTAAGCACAGCATGGCAGGGTAACGAAGCCGGCTGGATTACTTCATCAGGTTGGGCAAGTGCCGGTGAACAGTTATGGGGAGAGGCTTTGGTTGCTACGGTAGATGGAATTTTTAATCCTGCTGAAGCAAGACTGTTTCCCAGGCCCGTTAGCTCCTCATTGAACAAGGAGAATTATTCATTAATCAGAAAGTCCATTCCTGAATTTCTCATTACTGCATACAAGGACTGGCGTCTTTATCAATCCAAAAAAGGAGCTTGGCCAATTGAGAACGGAACAGTTTTATACAATAAGAAGGTTGTTTTGGTTTGGGAGCGCCATGATTTATTCCATGGGCCTGGAAGAAGTTTAGCTGATAAATTTAAGGCTCCTTTAGTTGTATCGGTTGAGGCACCTGTGGTTTGGGAGGCTGAAAAATGGGGTGTTAACAGACCGGGCTGGGGTAAGTGGCTGGAAACCAAGTTTGAGGCAAAATCATTAAAGAATGCTGACTTGGTTTCCTGTGTTTCGGATGAGGTAAAGCAAAAAGTAATTCAACTTGGCGTTTCTTCTAATAAAGTTATTGTATCTCCCAATCGGGTAGATGGCAGTCTGTTTCATCCACAGGTGGATGGCAGTTTAATTGCTCAAAAGTTTAACCTCACAAACAAGCGTGTAATCGGGTGGACCGGAAGTTTCCGACCTTTTCATGGATTAGACACAGTAGTTAAGGCTTTTAAAATGGTTAATAACCGCTATAACGACACTGTGTTGATTCTTGTTGGTTCAGGGCAGGAGCATTCACGAGTTCAAAAATTGGTGTGTCGGCTGGGATTAGTTGACTCTGTAATCTTTACAGGTAGACAACCTTTTACGGTTATCCCTCAAATAGTAAGTAATTTTTATATCTCCATCGTTAGTGCGTCTTCTGCTGAAGGATTTCATTACTCCCCTTTAAAATTAAGAGAGTACCAGGCGGTAGGCAGTGCTGTTATTGCTCCGAAGGCTGGAAACCTTACCGAGTTATTTAGCGAGGGTCGTGATTTGCTTTTTTATAATGCCGGAGATGAGAATGACCTTGCTGAAAAGATTTTTTTGTTATTAGAGAACAAGACACTTCACAATTCGCTTGTTAAGAGAGGCACCCAGTTGATTGAAGAAGACGGTACTTGGTTGCATGAATTAAAAAGAGTAGCAAAATTACTCAACATTGAACAATGAGTCAGTTGAGGCAGAAAGCAACACAGTCTTTCCTTTGGGATATGCTCTCTATTTTTGCAAAACAGGGGGTTTCCTTCATAGTTTCTGTTTTTCTTGCCAGACTTCTGCTTCCGGCTGAGTTTGGGTTGGCAGCCATGGCGCTTGTGTTCATAACCATCTCCCAGGTTTTTGCTGATTTTGGCCTGGCTTCTGCGCTTGTTCAGAATAAGGAAAACACCTCTCTAACTTATTCTTCAGTGTTTTACTTTAATCTGATTATTGGTCTTCTTCTGTTTGTATTTTTTTGGTTGCTGGCACCCTTCATCGCTGCATTTTATGATGATGCCCGAATCACCATGCTGGTTAGGTACCTGTCGCTCGGATTTATAATTAATGGTTTTAACTTGGTGCAGCAAACCATTCTGCGTAGAAACCTGGAGTTTAAAAAAATTACTTTACGAGCATTTGTAGCTCAATTTATTAGTGGAAGTCTCGCAATAGTTCTTGCTTACCGGGGTTGGGGCGTGTATGCACTGGTGGTACAAAATTTAACGGGGGCGGCAATTGGTACAGCCCTGCTTTGGCAGGTTACCGAATGGAAACCAAAATTAGAGTTTTCATGGCCCGAAATAAAAAAGCTAAGTGGCTTCAGTAC encodes:
- the cysQ gene encoding 3'(2'),5'-bisphosphate nucleotidase CysQ is translated as MKGFELLKVGIHAAGCACKEILEIYHSENFNTELKADRSPLTMADKRAHSTILSALAEANIPVLSEEGKDVPYELRRNWEYLWLVDPLDGTKEFLKRNGEFTVNIALIHNQRPVLGVVAVPVSGDVYYAAEGNGAFVKRNGKAIQLPKRSPVNLMQPGIRVVASRSHLNDETKAFIDSLNNPTLVSKGSSLKFMLLAEGIADVYPRFAPTMEWDTAAAHTIVREVGLCVLQRDAETELVYNKPDLINPHFISA
- a CDS encoding PIN domain-containing protein, coding for MLPASIPDVFLDTDVAFDIISKREPFFESSVNVLKLAAQHRVQLLISEISIANLIYLTFDIYKLKDGKSRLIDFVQATGIVQSGKSCILRALESSFKDKEDGLQYFTALQASADFFLTRNIRDYRKFAATELPVYTPEKFCEAFVS
- a CDS encoding SDR family oxidoreductase, producing the protein MGKKQRVLITGGAGFLGSHLCDRFIKEGFHVIAMDNLITGDLRNIEHLFKHPDFEFYHHDVSTFVHVPGELHYILHFASPASPIDYLKIPIQTLKVGSLGIHNLLGLARVKKSRILIASTSEVYGDPLVHPQPEEYYGNVNPVGPRGVYDEAKRFQEAMTMAYHTFHGLDTRIARIFNTYGPRMRLNDGRVLPAFIGQALRGEDLTVFGDGSQTRSFCFIDDQVEGLFRLLMSDYHLPVNIGNPEEITIMDFATEIIKLTGTPQKIITKPLPVDDPKQRQPDISKAKEILGWEPKVSRADGLRITYEFFKSLPKEILFERENKSFEKYIR
- a CDS encoding polysaccharide export protein; translation: MMRIFWWLFCSSLLFSSCVTNKKYVLLQKDDVNKKDLPKDTVVRTYDLKMYEYRIQPEDNLSVRFESLTPEEFDIFNRSIQGNTNFNLTQGNALLIGELVDPNGEISYPVIGKVKVAGLTVYEAQDKLQKLADEYLKSPVVKVRLINFRFTILGEVKQEGTVTLPNNRVNYIEAIGLAGGLTDLADKRNIKLIRQVNGKAEVRYIDLLDEDFVNRPEYFVYQNDILIVPSLRQRPYQTYFGKNLSLFISSLSLFLITITLINSID
- a CDS encoding polysaccharide biosynthesis tyrosine autokinase translates to MAESFLEQDIRQSPQSTTLDYKRVLYRALQFWYLIVLSIVVAVSIAFLYNRYSVPVFEINASIIIRETQEPSEGKFLYNNPIVSPYRNYYNEIYIIRSIPLIERVIDSLNFGVLFYRQGKVLTIDAYHHVPVEAKVIAGAENGSHAFDLTIINESQFILSVDNQVTYQFGDTITIDNLKFIIVRKNGRKLETYYNDPFLLTIHSTLAVSRSYASRLEAKWAEQGASVVNLRILGQNQQRELDFMRELISAYQYYDLEKKNQTATRAIRFIDHQLSSIRDSLRFFEIQLEKFKDKNVVTDLGTEALRVFQKLEQLETQKTAILINENYYKYLRDYLSKSTNHDQVILPTSVGIQDPVLTNLVASMVELQLEVKLYGDVDRMRNPFIADKQSRLSAIKRDILESLASLEATDKIKSDQLNKQISDAEKQLAYLPAAERQLVTIQRNYTLLENLYVFLMQRKSEAEISKESNVTDIQVVNDPQVSGPISPKKVQNYTIAFAGGLILPFALFILFEIMNTRVQSKEDIEKITHMPFIGGVGHNTTEGNLIVYEKPKSAVAESFRALRSNIGYFTGYQDKKIILITSSISGEGKTFTSVNLATVLSLSGKKTVIIGADMRKPRLYTDFKLENNIGLSNYLAGIANLKEIVQPTPIENLYLLSSGPVPPNPSELLMRPKLADLFGGLLKEYDYVIIDSPPINLIADAFELAKYAHHTLYVVRQNYTPKEALRMVADYYGDGRLRNISVVLNDIFKSGLGYGYGYGYGYGYSYNYYGYGYHSKVQDNYYED
- a CDS encoding methyltransferase domain-containing protein, which produces MVTTLIKRHKEFIKLVYVRYRKPILAVYQTLHRFGKSRKCYVCGETFGRFTRYKGGSAFFPEWISMLQMVGSDVDNFGCPYCNSFDRERHLFMYFDNLNLWLQIKNCNVLHFAPEAHLSKRIEREGPAMYIKADLFPANESISKEDATDISFSDNTFDIVIANHVLEHIPDYEKALREIWRVLKPGGTAILQTPFSNVLKNNFEDAGINTPTLRSYFYAQHDHVRVFGKVQLFRSMKKAGFIFRIAHHNDLFRSEEAYYYGVNAFEDLLRLVKPEK
- a CDS encoding inositol monophosphatase, whose translation is MNIDQFLVKVKSAIQKNLEGVIALRDRRSLKDDLSYVTDGDLFVQSLILDILKEESKVTIVTEESQAEVSHKEEEGFIVVIDPIDGTENFTSGLAEWGVSIACFLDYQHVGSLLGCPELNLWLKTGDNVERFNSRIRGLSSSLTLDELVKATQGHEYRILGCCVYNMINVIRGSFLSFENPKGANSWDILAGLNLALENNLIVEVDDKPYTGEYLQANRKYRFRVEHR